CTCGCCGCCCTCCGCCGCCCTCCGCCGCCGGCCTCTGGGACCCGTGTCGAGTAGCGCCGctgggcctcccctccccccttctccctccacccctcccccacgccGCCCTGTTCCGCTCggttcccctccccccgcccggTGTCGCGCCCCGCCCTCCTTCCAGGCCCCGCCCCTACCCAGACCCCGCCCCATACCCAGACCACTCCCtcgggccccgccccgcccgtccaggccccgcccccacccagacCCCGCCCTGGCGCTCCGACTCCGCCCAGGTCCCGCTTCCACTATTTGAGCTCCACCCCTCCGGCTTCAGCCCGGCCCGCCTTGCGGGGAGCCCCGCCCGGTTGGGCCGAGTCTGGGAAAGCCGGCACTTCTAGTCTAGACCCTCTCCCTCCACCGACCTCGCCCGCGTCCCCAAACCATCTCTGGGACCGCCCCTCCCCAGGACCTCTTCCCTCGCCGGGACCCTCCCTAACTATGCCCCTCACGGGGACCGGCCGGCCTGGGCTCTACTGCCCCGCGTGCGCGGGGTCCCCTCCTCAGTCCTCGCTGCGGGCGGAGCGCCCAGAGGGCGCAGGCCGGGCAGGGGCTCCGAGGGGCCTGACCTGTCTGGATCCTCTGCGGCCCCCTGGGTGTGCGCCCGTCCCAAGTCGCAGCTGCCGGGTGTGCGTCACGCTCTGCTCACTGGGCTCTCCGGTGTGCGCTCCGCAGTCTGGTGCCCTGGCAGGCAGTCCTCGCGAAGGTCTAAGGCCGTGAAAACTAGTCTTGGAAACGGGTTTCTGGAGCTTTTTGTCTGCTCTCTTGCTCTGCGCGCAGCCTCTCTTACCCCGCTGCTGCTGCTTGGAGGTCGCTCCCCACTTCGTACGGGAGGCAGAACCGGGCTGGGTGCGCCTGCACGGAGCCCCTGCACGGAGCCCCTGGACGGGATCCCACGGTGGGGCCCCTGTGGACGCGGCCCTTTCCGCCCTGGAGCCTCCTAGGAGCTGCCTTTGCTTTTCCGGTGGGGGTGGGAGCAGATGTCACTGCCTTTCTTTATGACCTGTAGGTGGTCTCCTCTTCCTGAGTTTAAATGCAATGAGATACAGTGAAATAACGCTCAGTACTCATCCCTTCGGTGCTCCCAGGAACACTCCCACGTGTTCAATGTCCAAGGCCTAGTTCAGTAGAATTAACTTGTTTTAACTACTTCCAAGACAGCAAGCTGGTTGTGCCTCACGCCCCACCCTTGTCTTCGAAGGCCTCGGTTCCTGCCGGGCTGCTCTGGCTCAGAGATGCTCTCTTCTTcgggcctggaggggaggggtagGGGGTACACCCCCAGGCCATCTTGGTGCAAAGAAAACCTTGTGGACCAGTTGGGAAGACAGTTTGCCTCCCCTGGAGAGTCCAGGTAGGGGACTGACCGGGTGAACCCTGCTCTGGTTTTTAGGGTTTcatccttccctttccttttttccaagTTTTGATTATTAGGGATTCACCCCGGGTCTGGCCTTCCTCTGCCTGGTCTGTAGCCACCGCCCTCTTTCTGTTTATGTTCTGGCCCCTGCATCTCTCTGTTTTAAACACATCcatattttttcattaataaagTAAATGCATCATATGTctatgtgcaaaagaatgaagttggacccttcTCAACACTAGATCCGAAAGTTAAGTCAAGAtgcatcaaagacctaaatgtaagaattAATACAACTTTTAGGAGAAAGCATAGGACAAAAACTCCACCACACTGGACTTGGTGGTGATTTCTTGATTATGACACCAAAGACACAGGTgtcgtgaaaaaaaaaatgatttatgaaaatttaaaaattttgtacatCAAAAGACACTGTGAACAGGGTAAAAAGGCAACCACAGAAAGGGGAGATGATATCTTCAAATCACTATCAACCCAAAAAACCCCACAGAAGGCTGCAAATAAGAAAGTAATTTGGGGTGTTAAGAATTGTGATTTGGGAGACACAGATTTGGGTAAAACAAAGGGTTTTCTGGGTAAGAGAAAGAATCAGGGGCTTACAAAGGCAAGAACCACGAGGTTGAACTctgacaaagaaggaaatgtATGTCCTGAAGGGGTGGCTGTCACGCGTTGTTTCAGGGTCAGGGTTCCACAGGCATCTCGAGTTTTAAGCAGGTATCCTGGATACTTCGTCAGGACAGGACGTGGTCACAGGTCAGATTTCATCAGGGTTGAGATGAGCGTGAGTCCCGTCCTCAGTGGTCTCTGGGTTTTCTGTCTGAGGGGCTCTCTGAGCAACACCGACTCCCTTTTGATTTTCCTTCTACATTGCATATCTGATTAAGGATCAATATCTAGACTATATagagaactcctaaaactcaacaagaaaataaatgacctcattaaaaaatgagcaaaaaaacatgagtagacatttctccagagaagacatatgaATAGGCAAGAAGCTCATGGAATGATGCTTGacatcactgatcatcagggGAATGCAGATAGAACTACAGCGAGATACTGCCtgacacccattaggatggctactttaaaaaatcaaaacagaaaacagcaagtgctggagaggatgtggagaagttggaatcgttggtgggaatgtaaaatgatgcagctgcCATGGAAGAGAGAATGGAAGTTCgtcaaagaattaaaagcagaatTTCCATATGCTCCAGCAACTCTACTGCTgggtaaaagtgttagtcgctcagtgatgtccagctctgcgaccccacggactatagcccaccaggctccttgtccatggaattctccaggccagaataactggagtgggagccatttccttctccaggggatcttcccgacccaggaatctaacccaggtctcccgcattgcaggcagattccttaccacctggGCCACCAGGCGGGCCTGGTCTATGTGTACAGCGGTATTATTCaggcttaaaaaggaaggaaatcctgaccCTTGCTACATCAGGGATGAACCTGGAAGACATCATTATGCTGCTTGATGTAAGCCAGTCAACAAGAGGACAGATACTGTGAATCCACTTACAGGAGGTCCCTAGAGGAGTCAGATTCATGGAGGCGgaagaatggtggttgccagtggCTGGGGGAAGACGAGTGAAGGTTTCATGGGGACAGAGtttagttttacaagatgaaaagagttgtAGAGATGGATGGTGGCGGCAGTTGTATTTTATACTagaaactgtacacttaaaaatggctgagatggtaaattttatgtgtattttaacacaatgaacagcaaagaaataaaagaataaatggagAGGAAATCTTATCTGTAAATGCAAGGAGGTATCCTGGATTGGATTCTGGAACAGAAAAATGGTATtagtggaaaaactggtgaaTACAAAAAAGCTTGCAGTTTTATTGCTAGCGGTGTGCTGGTGGTGTGTTCTTGGGCAGGATGCATACTGCAGTGTGTGAGATGTTAACACCAGGGAGACCCAGTGGGGCATGTAGGAGTGCTCTGCCTCTGTATGGCAACTTTTTTGGAAATGtaggattatttaaaaataaaacctttatttgaaaagatgaaaaagcaaaCACATTCTTGGTCTCTGGGGAGTGGTGAGGTGCTGATTGTGGGACCCCCAGTTTCATCAGATGGGGGCTCATTGCTAGAGTCTTGCCTCCTGGGACCACTTCTCAAAGCCATTCCGAGTTCCCCTACTCTGATCTCCAGGggcctcctttcctctcccctccatgTGGTGGGGAGCAGGTCCCAGGGCTTGGAAGGGGGAGCGGTGGGGAAAGAGAGCCCCAGGAAGAGGAGAACTTGGCCGGGACAGCACACAAACTTGCTTTGGTCTCCATCCAGACTATGCAAATTGACTTAGATCAGCTTCATCATTTtgtgaaaaagcagagactcCTCTTTTCCCCAGCAGTGTGCTCTCAGGTTGAGCTCTGCTCGGAACACCAGCTTCTTGCATCAACTTCCAGTAATTTTCAAGGACCAGAGACCTTGCTGATGCTCAGCAGCTTGGAGCGTCCCGTGGGTCATGTCAGAATAGGATAGGGCGGTGACCCCATTCAGCTGGGACTGGCGACCCAGGATGCACTTGAGGTGGCCCTCCCTGGGAGGCAAGCGGGGAGGCTGCGGGCAGCCTGGACCCTGAGCCACTGCGCAGCCTGCTGTTCTGGCCAGAAACGTCTCTGGTGTCTTATTCACCCTCACACTTGAGTATAAGTCCCCTGTGCTTCACTCTTAAGAGCAACCTTAAAACAAAGGTGGATCTTCTCTCCATTGTTTTCTGGTgttaggcagattttttttccccttaagctGACATTTGTGACAAACGCTAGGTTGGCAGGGCATTTGCCTGACTCAGCAAACAGAAGTTATAAGTCAGTTCTGTATAGGAGTACGACAGACACACCAGTGACTGAATTGCCGGGGACGTTTAAGAAGCAGTGGTGGTTGTGGGGCGACAGGTGGAGACCCAGATCCATGTGTCTTTGCAGGAGGGAGTGAAGACGGAGAACGACCACATCAACCTGAAGGTGGCTGGGCAGGACGGCTCCGTGGTCCAGTTTAAGATCAAGAGACACACGCCGCTCAGCAAGCTGATGAAGGCCTACTGCGAGCGCCAGGTGtgggggggggaggtggtggaATGTATGTGcaggggcctgtgtgtgtgtgctcgtgtCCGTGCATGCTGGCCGGGCTTCCCTGGGCGGGGCAGGTGTCTGGTGCTGTTGCAGTCTGAGCAGTGGGTTCCCACGGATTCCATCCCTcctcctctgtgtctgtggaGACACTGCCCTGGCACAGTTTGCTCCAGACAgacttaatcagttcagttcagtcactgagtcgtgtctgactctttgcgaccccatgaaccgcagcacgccaggcctccctgtctatcaccaactcctggagtctacccaaacccatgtccattcagttggtgatgccatccaaccatctcatcctctgtcatccccttctcccaccttcagtctttcccagcatcagggtcttttcaaatgagtcagctcttcgcatcaggtgaccaaagtattggagcttcagattcatcagtccttccaatgaacacccaggactgatctcctttcgaatggactggttggatctccttgcagtccaagggactctcaagagtcttctccaacaccacagttcaaaagcatcacttcccTTTATTTACTGCTTTACAAGACAAAGAGCTGCCTCACTGGTGCCTTCCCATGGTGATCGGAGACACTGACGTTCTGAGTGTCTGTGTCAGACTGTGCCCTGGGGCCCCTGGTGCTCTCCACAGGAGCCAGTCCTCTGTGGGGGATGCGGAAATCCTTGACCCTAGTTTCCACTCTTGGCTTTGATAACCCTTGCCTTGGCCTGTTTGTTGTTACTATTAAAAACACCTAAAAAAAACTCCatgccttcctctttctctcccctcttttCAAACTTTATTCCTCAGAGGAGGTCATTGTCAAttccagcttcttttttttttttcttccactttttcttGGTAAATATACTTGTGCTTCTGTTTCATGGAGAAATTTTGGATTTTGGAGACTATTTTCACCTGTGAAAGGTGGAACTTCTCTGACCTGTGGTCCACACagccagcccctgcccccacacacagCCCCCTCCTTGCACCCAGCCTGCACTGGAATCTGCTGCTTTTGTGACCAGGCAGCCACCCCAGCCACACAGCAGCCTGTGCTTATTGCTGGCTCTTGTCTGAGTCCTGTTCTTGGTCTGGTGGTGGCTGTGTGTGTTGATTTCGGGGTGTCCCATCGTGACTTTATGCCCTGCATTTCCTGCCGTGCTGCACTATCTCCCACCcgggccccctccctcctgccccgccTGGGCTGCTGCTCTGTGGTCATCCCAGAGCCTTCCAGGAATCCTTCTGCCCACAACCTCGGCCCCCCTCCTGGACTAATCTTTCTGGACTAATCTTCTTCCCCTGTCTTGATAAAGCATGTCTTCCAGTATCTTGCTCAGAAAGCATAAGAAGAGTACTGCTTCTCTGAACCTGATTTGCTTTATAAACCTTCACACTTGAATAATGTGACTACACATAAATTTCTAGGTTGAtactcattttccttttccagaggtgCTGCATCACATTCTTCTAGGTTCCCCCGTTTGTGTGAGAAGTTTAGTGACGCTCTGATTATCGGTCCTTTGTTGTAAGGTGGTTTATCTCTGATAGCTTTCGGGactttattccctggctttgaggTAGGCAGGTTTGTCTGAGACTTTTCTGGGCACATTCTCGGCCTTTTTGGCCTAGAAACTCAGTTCATTTCAGGAACTGGACCTTCTGTCAGTTCAGTGACAATTTGTGTTCCTCTCCAGTGGAATTCCATCTGATTTAGTCACCTGTGCCAGATGTGATCATCTGTATCATTTCCTCTGACTGCATGGGGTTTGTTGCTGTTGGTCTCCTTTCTGGGAGGTTTTCTTGACTTTCTGTTGCCACTTTTTATGGGTGATCTTGTGTTTGTCATGATTTCTGATTTTCAAAAGCCCTTGTTTTTTACTGTGTTCTGTGGCTCCCTTTTCCTGGGGGAACTCTCTGTTGTTTTTTAGCTGCCTCAGAGCTTCAGGCCCACTGGTGAGACTTTGTAGTCAACTGGGTCATAAATCTGTGTATTCAGAAGTCTGGTGTTTTGATGAATGTGTGATTCTTTTTGAACTGATGTGTTAGCGGGAAATACTTACACAGTGATAACTGCTTTTCTTTTCAGGGCTTGTCAATGAGACAGATTCGATTCAGGTTTGATGGACAACCAATTAATGAAACAGACACCCCAGCACAGGTAGGAACCCAGCAGGTTTACACTCAAGGGCTACTTCCGACCTGCATGTGTAACTGCCATCAGGAATGCTCACATTTGAGAGTTACTGATTGTTGCTCATATAGAACACCGtacattttctacttttttttttttcctttttggagcATTGCTGCATCGCTTGTGATAGGTagttcctaaccagggattgaactcacccccctgcagtggaagcgcagagtcctaaccactggatggccattTTCTTAATGGCTTAGATTTAGATTTTGTAATTTTGAGGTTcagttttcaaatgagaaaaatgtaCTTTGTCAGCCTCATCTGTGTtgggagaaggagcaggagggCTGGTTCTCTGCTGAGGTGGTCCAGGGTCACGGCCGAGGCCCAGCGTCCTCACCCCCTGACCCGACCCCCACCCCTGCTCTAGGTGAGCTGGGCAGATAGGATCGCCACCGCGTGTTGTCGGGACACTGGACCTGCAGCGTTAGTCTGCAGCTGCATTCCTGCCTCCACCTCCTACCCTCTGAGCACTGATGCCAAGGGGCATGGGCGGAGAGGGTGCAGCGTGCTCCATTTCCTCCAGCGTCAGCCACCACGTGTAGCTGTCAGGTCTGCGCATCACTCCTTGTGGAgggagagcctggggtccaggctgcAGTCCTGCCTCTTGTCAGCCGGACGACTGTGGGGTCGAGCGTGGGGAGAATGAGCCAGCTTTTAGTGTGAAAGGGCTGCTCTGTAGAGCTCTCACCTCTGCTCCTGCGGGGAACCGCATGCCACTTAcgcagagggagggggcagccgTGGGCTCCCCCAGCCTCTCCGCTGATGCTCGTGCTCTGTCATGTCATGCATGCAGCAGGAGTCCTCCCCcggccctcccacctccccctcacgGGTACTGCTCTTGATTTCTGAGCAGGATGCTACTCGACGGGATGGGGAGGCCAGCAGGGACCCCTTCCTTTGGGACGGAGTTGGCTTTGGCAGCACCCGTGTACTTCCATCCCCACCTCTGAGGTCCCCAGGACTCAGCACTTCTGGTCACTCACTCCTAGCTGAAAGCTGATTTTGTATGTTTCTCAGTAAAACTTGAGACACTTTGTTTTTAACAGGACTTAGTTTCTCTGTCAGTCAAGGTCCTAGCGTTGTGGATTCTGTTAGGAGAACTTGGGGAAGAAGTGGGCTAACTGGAAACCCATAGCTGAGCCTCTGTCCTCATGTGCCCACCTGGGGGCAGGCTCAGGGCTCAGGTGCGTTGGGGCGGGTCCCCCCCCAGGATGAGAAGACACTGATATGCCTTCTGTGCCTGCAgctggagatggaagacgagGACACCATCGACGTGTTCCAGCAGCAGACAGGGGGCTCCAGGGTGGCCAGCTGCCTTTCGGGGAGCGGCCTCTAGAGCCCCCATCCCCTCGTGGCACCGTGCTGTGTTTGCTATTGAACAGTGGACGTGTGGCCAAGCCCATCAGCAGGGAGGCTCGGACACCGAGGACATTCCCCAGAAGGACTTTGCTCTGATGCACTTGAGTGCCACGGTGGTGATGGTCCCCAGCCTCCCTAGGCCCACCACCTGGTACCTGTGTTTGGGTAAAATGTGTGGTGAGGGACTTGggctttgtttttactttttcgtTTTTCCTCCCTCCTATGACACTTTCTCCAAGCTTGTGGCCTGAATGCCTGCTTTCTGTCTAGACGGGGCTCTCACTCCAGGTGTTGACCCCCCTCCTTCCAGTCATGGAGAGAACTGTCACTACTCTGGGAGTGCTTCTGTGGGACGAATTTTGGGGTCATGGTTGGTATGGGAGATACACTTTCACTTACTGTTTCTTGCGGGCACAGgtttttttaatgctaaatatTAGAAATGTAAGCTTTGccagaatatagtaaagttgaagGGAAAATACTGGAATGTTTCTTAAAAGGTAAGACGTTCTTCAGTAACACGGCCCTGGGCGGGGTCTGGGGTCCCGGACCCATTGCCACCAACTGCCGGTGACACTGCTTGGACACAACAAAAATGggcttttccccttttcttaaCAGAGAAGAAAGCAAGTCCCACACGTCTGCTGTGGTCACAGTGCCAGGGCCTCAGATTTCCTCCAGTATTTGCTTCTGATGAGTAACAATGGTCTGTATGTAAACAAGGAAGATAGAATATTGCTGATTTTGCTGTTATGTTTTTGTGTAAAAGAGCTGCTTCAAAGTG
This window of the Dama dama isolate Ldn47 chromosome 19, ASM3311817v1, whole genome shotgun sequence genome carries:
- the SUMO3 gene encoding small ubiquitin-related modifier 3; this translates as MSEEKPKEGVKTENDHINLKVAGQDGSVVQFKIKRHTPLSKLMKAYCERQGLSMRQIRFRFDGQPINETDTPAQLEMEDEDTIDVFQQQTGGSRVASCLSGSGL